In Vanessa atalanta chromosome 3, ilVanAtal1.2, whole genome shotgun sequence, one genomic interval encodes:
- the LOC125077233 gene encoding clavesin-1 isoform X2 encodes MAKISQHMLSDVTKLPGVQLGDYFLQFELEEPRDSVQEIARRELRETPEIVKPAVEELRRLLEADKDLLVPLDRDAWLIRFLRPCKFYPESAYDLIKRYYAFKVKHHKQYDGLTPSKEQNIFNQNVLRVLPNRDQLGRRVLVLELGKKWNHSKCSLDEVFKGCVLFLEAAMLEPETQICGAVVIFDMDGLSMQQVWQFTPQFAKRIVDWLQESIPLRIKGLYIINQPYIFNMVFQLFKPLLREKLRSRIVFMGSDRELLYKYISPKCLPDCYGGTLSIPNVTGPQWLELLMICDTEFAAINNYGYKKK; translated from the exons ATGgctaaaa tttcACAACACATGCTGTCAGATGTCACGAAACTGCCTGGCGTACAACTCGGAGACTATTTCCTCCAGTTTGAACTAGAAGAGCCGAGGGATTCAGTtcaagaaatagccaggagagAATTGCGGGAGACGCCGGAAATTGTAAAGCCGGCTGTTGAAGAACTAAGACGACTATTAGAAG cGGACAAAGACCTGTTAGTTCCGCTTGATAGAGACGCTTGGCTCATAAGGTTTTTGCGGCCATGCAAATTCTATCCAGAGAGCGCGTATGATTTG ATAAAAAGATACTACGCTTTCAAAGTAAAACATCATAAGCAATATGACGGCCTCACGCCCAGTAAGGAGCAAAATATCTTCAACCAGAACGTACTTCGTGTACTACCCAACCGCGACCAGCTCGGCAGAAGAGTCCTCGTCCTTGAATTAGGAA AGAAATGGAATCACAGCAAATGTTCTTTGGACGAGGTGTTCAAGGGCTGTGTGCTGTTTCTGGAGGCCGCCATGTTGGAGCCCGAGACACAGATCTGTGGCGCCGTCGTCATATTTGATATGGACGGCCTTTCAATGCAACAAGTCTGGCAATTCACGCCGCAATTCGCTAAGCGGATAGTTGACTGGCTACAG gaaagCATTCCACTACGAATTAAAGGCTTATACATCATCAACCAACCGTACATATTCAACATGGTGTTCCAGCTATTCAAACCATTGCTCAGAGAAAAACTGCGCTCGCGCATTGTCTTTATGGGCAGTGATAGAGAACTTCTATACAAGTACATAAGCCCTAAATGCCTCCCAGATTGTTATGGAGGAACTCTATCTATACCGAATGTCACTGGACCACAGTGGCTGGAACTGCTGATGATCTGTGACACGGAGTTTGCAG CAATCAACAACTACGGATACAAGAAGAAGtaa
- the LOC125077233 gene encoding retinaldehyde-binding protein 1 isoform X1 — translation MPAQAETKVILREVTPEISQHMLSDVTKLPGVQLGDYFLQFELEEPRDSVQEIARRELRETPEIVKPAVEELRRLLEADKDLLVPLDRDAWLIRFLRPCKFYPESAYDLIKRYYAFKVKHHKQYDGLTPSKEQNIFNQNVLRVLPNRDQLGRRVLVLELGKKWNHSKCSLDEVFKGCVLFLEAAMLEPETQICGAVVIFDMDGLSMQQVWQFTPQFAKRIVDWLQESIPLRIKGLYIINQPYIFNMVFQLFKPLLREKLRSRIVFMGSDRELLYKYISPKCLPDCYGGTLSIPNVTGPQWLELLMICDTEFAAINNYGYKKK, via the exons tttcACAACACATGCTGTCAGATGTCACGAAACTGCCTGGCGTACAACTCGGAGACTATTTCCTCCAGTTTGAACTAGAAGAGCCGAGGGATTCAGTtcaagaaatagccaggagagAATTGCGGGAGACGCCGGAAATTGTAAAGCCGGCTGTTGAAGAACTAAGACGACTATTAGAAG cGGACAAAGACCTGTTAGTTCCGCTTGATAGAGACGCTTGGCTCATAAGGTTTTTGCGGCCATGCAAATTCTATCCAGAGAGCGCGTATGATTTG ATAAAAAGATACTACGCTTTCAAAGTAAAACATCATAAGCAATATGACGGCCTCACGCCCAGTAAGGAGCAAAATATCTTCAACCAGAACGTACTTCGTGTACTACCCAACCGCGACCAGCTCGGCAGAAGAGTCCTCGTCCTTGAATTAGGAA AGAAATGGAATCACAGCAAATGTTCTTTGGACGAGGTGTTCAAGGGCTGTGTGCTGTTTCTGGAGGCCGCCATGTTGGAGCCCGAGACACAGATCTGTGGCGCCGTCGTCATATTTGATATGGACGGCCTTTCAATGCAACAAGTCTGGCAATTCACGCCGCAATTCGCTAAGCGGATAGTTGACTGGCTACAG gaaagCATTCCACTACGAATTAAAGGCTTATACATCATCAACCAACCGTACATATTCAACATGGTGTTCCAGCTATTCAAACCATTGCTCAGAGAAAAACTGCGCTCGCGCATTGTCTTTATGGGCAGTGATAGAGAACTTCTATACAAGTACATAAGCCCTAAATGCCTCCCAGATTGTTATGGAGGAACTCTATCTATACCGAATGTCACTGGACCACAGTGGCTGGAACTGCTGATGATCTGTGACACGGAGTTTGCAG CAATCAACAACTACGGATACAAGAAGAAGtaa
- the LOC125077029 gene encoding alpha-tocopherol transfer protein-like — protein sequence MSLQFESDGTPFVMWAEHKIKLEKMPITEDFYVKKARGELRETPENIENGLKGLRNLLKNESNLFIPIDDDEFLLKFLRPSKFYAESAFKRIQAYYKFRLSHKDYCQDLYPSNIRVAFDHSIISILSPRDQEGRRIMFVESGERWNPRDVPLREVFRGVQLGLEAAMVEPRTQVCGVVVVLDMKGLSFTQIMQFTPSFAKMVVDWIQDCIPIRLKGVHIVNQPYIFNMLFAIFKPFLRQKLRSRIHFHGYDKKSLLKHIHEDALMKRVGGSLPDDEISGEVLWKMLYHYEDNLKRADSYGYISNNNK from the exons ATGAGTTTACAATTCGAATCGGATGGCACACCATTCGTAATGTGGGccgaacataaaataaaattggaaaaaatgcCAATAACAGAAGATTTCTATGTTAAGAAAGCAAGGGGTGAATTGAGAGAAACGCccgaaaatattgaaaatggcCTTAAAGGTCTAAGAAACCTTCTTAAGa atGAATCCAATTTGTTTATACCTATAGATGATGATGAGTTCTTACTGAAATTTCTAAGACCTTCCAAGTTTTATGCTGAAAGTGCATTTAAAAGG aTACAGGCGTATTATAAATTCAGGTTATCACACAAAGACTACTGTCAGGATCTATATCCAAGCAACATTCGAGTAGCGTTTGATCACTCGATCATTTCCATCCTTTCACCGAGAGATCAAGAAGGTCGCCGCATTATGTTCGTCGAGTCCGGTG agCGATGGAATCCTCGCGACGTTCCATTGCGAGAAGTGTTTCGGGGAGTTCAACTCGGACTGGAGGCCGCGATGGTGGAGCCTCGCACACAAGTCTGCGGAGTCGTTGTCGTTCTCGATATGAAAGGACTCTCCTTCACTCAAATAATGCAGTTTACGCCATCTTTCGCAAAGATGGTTGTTGATTGGATTCAG GACTGTATACCAATTCGACTGAAGGGAGTACATATTGTCAATCAGCCgtatatattcaatatgttatttgcaatatttaagCCATTTTTGCGTCAGAAGCTCCGTTCGCGTATACATTTCCACGGCTACGACAAAAAGTCTTTGCTAAAACATATTCATGAGGATGCCTTGATGAAGAGAGTGGGAGGTTCTTTACCTGATGATGAAATATCTGGTGAAGTATTGTGGAAGATGCTATATCATTATGAAGACAACCTGAAGC gtGCAGATTCGTATGGATACATATCaaacaataacaaatga